The DNA sequence CATAAATAAACAAAGAAATTTTAAAGCTCAACAAATCCATCGGTGTAATACATCGGTATACTCTAAAAAAACAACAGCTCTGATAGGCATGTAATCGTGAAAAAACAAAGACCTGTAAATCTAGATCTGACAACTATCTCAATGCCAGCTACGGCAAATGCGTCGATTCTACACCGCATAACGGGTGTTGCTATGTTCTTCGCACTCATATTTGTAATCGTAGTATGGGCCATTTCTCTACAATCTGCTGAAAGCTTTGAGTTCGCAAAAGAACTAATCCAAGGTGTATTCGGTAAAATTGTTGCAATTGGTACTCTGGCAGCACTTTCATATCACATCATTGGCGGTTTACGTCACATGGTTATGGATATGGGTCACTGGGAAGAACTTCAGTCAGGTAACCTTAGTGCTAAATTAGCAATCGCTATTTGGTTAGTAACAGTAATTTTAGCAGGAGTATGGATATGGTAATCAATCAAGCTTCTTTAAAGCGAGACGGTGTACAAGATTACGTATCGTTGCGTGCAACTGCGTTGATTATGACCGCGTACACGTTTTTCATTTTATATGTCTTTTTAACAACGCCAGAAATGACCTACGAAATTTGGTCAGGTCTGTTTGCAAACCTCGGTGTGAAAATCTTTACCTTCATTACATTATTATGTATCTGGGTCCACACTCGTATCGGTTTATGGCAAGTACTAACAGACTACGTTAAAAACACAGCAACTCGCACAGTATTGACTTTTATCCTTAATACTATTGGTCTTGCGTATGTTGTAGCTGGCTTATTTATTCTGTGGGGTGTCTAGTGAGTATATCTGTTCAAGAATTTGATGCCGTAGTAATCGGCGCAGGTGGCGCGGGTATGCGTGCTGCATTGCAAATTGCTGAATCAGGGCAGTCTTGTGCTTTGATTTCAAAAGTTTTCCCAACTCGTTCACACACTGTTTCTGCACAGGGTGGTATTACCGTTGCCTTAGGTAACGCCCACGAAGATAACTGGGAATTCCACATGTACGACACCGTTAAAGGTTCTGATTACATCGGTGACCAAGACGCAATTGAGTACATGTGTAAAACAGGTCCTGAAGCAATTTTAGAAATGGAGAACAAAGGTTTACCTTTCTCGCGTTTCGAAAACGGTAAAGTTTACCAACGTCCATTCGGTGGTCAGTCTAAGAACTTTGGTGGTGAACAAGCTGCACGTACCGCTGCAGCAGCTGACCGTACAGGCCACGCTCTTTTACACTTGTTATACCAACAAAATGTTAAAAACAAGACGACTGTATACAGCGAATGGTACGCATTAGACCTGGTTAAGAACCAAGACGGTGCTGTTATCGGTTGTACGGCAATCGACATCGAGTCTGGTGAGGTTGTTTTCTTTAAAGCTCGTGCAACTGTGCTAGCAACAGGTGGTGCAGGTCGTATTTTCGCGTCTACTACCAACGCACACATTAACACTGGTGACGGTGTTGGTATGGCGGCTCGTGCAGGTGTTGCTCTTCAAGATATGGAAATGTGGCAGTTCCACCCAACGGGTATTGCTGGTGCAGGTACCTTAGTTACTGAAGGTTGTCGTGGTGAAGGTGGTTACCTTCTAAATAAAGACGGCGAACGTTTCATGGAACGCTACGCGCCTAACGCGAAAGACCTTGCTGGTCGTGACGTTGTTGCACGTGCAATGATGACAGAAATCCGCGAAGGTCGTGGTTGTGACGGTCCACATGGCCCACACATCAAGCTGAAACTAGACCACTTAGGTCGTGAAACGCTTGAGTCACGCTTACCAGGTGTTTGTGAATTGTCTAAGACATTTGCTCACGTACACCCAGCTGACGAACCAATTCCAGTAATCCCAACATGTCACTACATGATGGGTGGTGTTCCTACTAATGTTAATGGTCAAGCATTAACAAAAGCGGAAGACGGCTCATTCAAAGAAGTTGAAGGTTTATTCGCAGTAGGTGAAATTGCATGTGTATCTGTACACGGTGCTAACCGCCTAGGTGGTAACTCACTTCTTGACTTAGTTGTATTTGGTCGTGCTGCTGGCCTATACCTTGAAAAATACCTTGGTGAAGGTGGTGGTGCTACTAACTACTCAAAAGATGACGCGGAAGAAGCAATGCAACGTTACAACCGCTGGGAGTCTACTAAGCAAGGTGAAGATCCGGTTCAAATTAAGAAAGACCTACAAAACTGCATGCAATTAAACTTCTCTGTATTCCGTACAGGTGAAGCGATGGCAGAAGGTCTATCTGAACTTAAAGAAATTCGTGAGCGCTTAAAACACGCTAAACTTTCTGATAACTCTTCTGAGTTTAATACACAACGTATCGAGTGTTTAGAACTTGATAACTTGATGGAAACTGCATACGCAACAGCGGTAGCTGCAAACTTCCGTACAGAAAGCCGTGGTGCTCACAGCCGTGAAGATTACTTAGAGCGTGACGATGAAAATTGGTTATGTCACAGTATCTATGATCCTACGACGGAAGAAATGAGTAAACGTGACGTAAACATGTCACCTAACCACCGTGAAGCGTTCCCGCCAAAAGCGCGAACTTACTAAGAAGGTATGTAACGCATTATGAAAACGTTGAATTTCTCTATATACCGTTATAACCCGGACGTTGACGACAAGCCGTACATGAAGGACTACCAACTTCAAGTTGAGGAAGGTCAAGACATGATGGTGTTGGACGCTCTTAACCTAATTAAAGAGCAAGACCCTACATTATCTTACCGCCGCTCTTGTCGTGAGGGTGTTTGTGGCTCTGACGGCATGAACATGAACGGTAAAAATGGTCTAGCGTGTATTACGCCATTATCGGCATTGGGTAGCGACAAAATTGTTGTTCGTCCACTACCAGGTCTTCCAGTAGTACGAGACCTTGTAATTGACATGACTCAGTTCTACACTCAATACGAAAAAGTAAAACCGTATTTAATTAATGATGACAAACAACCACCTGCGCGTGAACACCTTCAATCAATTGAAGACCGCGATAAGCTTGATGGACTTTACGAGTGTATCTTGTGTGCGTGTTGTTCGACATCATGTCCGTCGTTCTGGTGGAACCCGGACAAGTTTATTGGTCCTGCAGGCCTTCTTCACGCTTACCGATTCCTAATCGATAGCCGTGATACTGCGACTGAAGAACGATTAGCTGATTTAGACGACGCATTCAGTGTGTTCCGTTGCCACGGCATCATGAACTGTGTGAATGTTTGTCCTAAAGGCTTAAACCCGACCAAAGCGATTGGTCACATTAAATCAATGTTATTGCAGAGGTCAGTTTAATCTTGGCAGAAAGTCCAGTGGTTAATCTTTAACAAAAAAGAGTCGTTTCATTTACTTGGAAGGGCTCTTTTTTATTTTAAATTTATGTAAAATATAGTCTTAACGACTTACAAGGATATATATCTAATGCACGAAGGTGTTATGCAAACTTGGCTAGAAAGCTCCCATCTTTCAGCTAACAGCATGGTATATGTTGAGCAGATGTACGAACTGTACTTAGATGACCCTACATCTGTCTCTGACGAGTGGCGTGAAATCTTTGACCACCTCCCTAAAGTAGAAGGGGTATCGGTTGAGACTAAACACTCTGAAGTGCGCGACCTGTTTGCTCAACTAGCCAAAACTAAAGACCGCACAGTGGTATCTGCAGCCGACGAAGCTGATGCCAAACAAGTAAAAGTATTACAACTTATTAATGCTTTCCGATTCCGCGGACATCAGAACGCCAATTTAGACCCGCTTGGGCTTTGGCAGCGTGAAAAAGTTCGTGAGTTGACATTAGAGCATCACGAGCTATCGGACGTTGATAAGAGCAAAGAATTTAATGTCGGTTCGTTTGCGATCGGAAAAGACAAAATGCCGTTAGGCGAGCTTTTCGATGCACTTACACAAACGTATTGCGGCTCTATCGGTGCAGAATACATGCACATTACCGATACTGATGAAAAGCGTTGGATTCAAAATCGCTTAGAGTCAATCAAGAGTACGCCTCAATTTGATACAAAGATCAAAAAACGAATCTTAAAAGGCCTAGTTGCGGCAGACGGTCTTGAAAAATACTTAGGCGCAAAATTCCCTGGTGCTAAACGCTTTTCATTAGAAGGTGGTGATGCGCTGGTACCGATGATTAAAGAAATCATTCACAGCGCTGGTACTTCTGGTCAAAAAGAAGTCGTTATTGGTATGGCACACCGTGGTCGTTTGAACGTTCTTGTTAACGTATTAGGCAAAAAATCTGGTGAGCTTTTTGAAGAGTTCGGTGGCAAAGTCGACCCGTCTTTATTAGCTGGTGACGTTAAGTATCACCAAGGTTACTCTTCAGACTTCGCTACAGAAGGTGGCAACGTTCATTTGGCGTTGGCATTTAACCCTTCTCACTTAGAAATCGTAAACCCTGTGGTTATGGGATCTGTTCGTGCACGTTTAGACCGTCGCGACTGTGATACGGGTTCTAAAGCCTTACCGATCACGATTCATGGTGACTCTGCGATTGCGGGTCAAGGTGTTGTACAAGAGACGTTTAACATGTCTCAAACTCGTGCATACAAAGTTGGTGGTACGGTTCGAATCGTTGTAAACAACCAAGTTGGTTTTACTACGTCTAACCAAGAAGATACGCGTTCGACAGAATACTGTACTGATATTGCTAAAATGGTTCAGGCACCGATTTTCCACGTGAATGCCGATGATCCAGAAGCGGTTGCGTTAGTGTCACAAATCGCTGTTGATTACCGCAACACGTTCCGTCGTGATGTTGTGATTGACCTAGTTTGTTACCGTCGTCATGGCCACAACGAAGCTGATGAGCCAAACGCAACGCAACCTTTGATGTATCAAAAAATCAAAAAGCATCCAGTACCTCGTCAGTTGTACATCGACCGTCTAGTAAAAGAAGGTGTGTTGTCAGATGATGAAGCTAAAACGCTAATGGATGAATATCGCGCTATTCTAGACCAAGGTGAGTGTACCGTAGAAGAATGGCGTCCAATGACTGAGCATTCTGTAGATTGGTCACCATATTTAGGCCATGACTGGGATATCGAGTACGATAAAGCAGTTGCAGTTGAAAAGTTAAAAGAACTCGGTGATAAAATCACTACTTACCCTGACCATGTTAAGCCACATTCTCGTGTTAAAAAGCAATACGATGAACGCGTTAAAATGCTTAATGGTGAAAAGTTGTTAGACTGGGGTACGGCTGAAACATTAGCTTATGCAGATCTAGTTGAACGCGGAACCAATGTTCGTTTGACAGGTCAAGACTCTGGCCGTGGCACTTTCTTCCACCGTCACGCTGTAATTCACAGCCAAGATGATGCGGCGACGTACACACCATTAGAAAATATCAAAGAAGGCCAGGGCCGCTTTGAAATTTATGA is a window from the Psychrosphaera ytuae genome containing:
- the sdhD gene encoding succinate dehydrogenase, hydrophobic membrane anchor protein yields the protein MVINQASLKRDGVQDYVSLRATALIMTAYTFFILYVFLTTPEMTYEIWSGLFANLGVKIFTFITLLCIWVHTRIGLWQVLTDYVKNTATRTVLTFILNTIGLAYVVAGLFILWGV
- a CDS encoding succinate dehydrogenase iron-sulfur subunit, translating into MKTLNFSIYRYNPDVDDKPYMKDYQLQVEEGQDMMVLDALNLIKEQDPTLSYRRSCREGVCGSDGMNMNGKNGLACITPLSALGSDKIVVRPLPGLPVVRDLVIDMTQFYTQYEKVKPYLINDDKQPPAREHLQSIEDRDKLDGLYECILCACCSTSCPSFWWNPDKFIGPAGLLHAYRFLIDSRDTATEERLADLDDAFSVFRCHGIMNCVNVCPKGLNPTKAIGHIKSMLLQRSV
- the sucA gene encoding 2-oxoglutarate dehydrogenase E1 component, which codes for MHEGVMQTWLESSHLSANSMVYVEQMYELYLDDPTSVSDEWREIFDHLPKVEGVSVETKHSEVRDLFAQLAKTKDRTVVSAADEADAKQVKVLQLINAFRFRGHQNANLDPLGLWQREKVRELTLEHHELSDVDKSKEFNVGSFAIGKDKMPLGELFDALTQTYCGSIGAEYMHITDTDEKRWIQNRLESIKSTPQFDTKIKKRILKGLVAADGLEKYLGAKFPGAKRFSLEGGDALVPMIKEIIHSAGTSGQKEVVIGMAHRGRLNVLVNVLGKKSGELFEEFGGKVDPSLLAGDVKYHQGYSSDFATEGGNVHLALAFNPSHLEIVNPVVMGSVRARLDRRDCDTGSKALPITIHGDSAIAGQGVVQETFNMSQTRAYKVGGTVRIVVNNQVGFTTSNQEDTRSTEYCTDIAKMVQAPIFHVNADDPEAVALVSQIAVDYRNTFRRDVVIDLVCYRRHGHNEADEPNATQPLMYQKIKKHPVPRQLYIDRLVKEGVLSDDEAKTLMDEYRAILDQGECTVEEWRPMTEHSVDWSPYLGHDWDIEYDKAVAVEKLKELGDKITTYPDHVKPHSRVKKQYDERVKMLNGEKLLDWGTAETLAYADLVERGTNVRLTGQDSGRGTFFHRHAVIHSQDDAATYTPLENIKEGQGRFEIYDAVLSEVGVLAFEYGYATAEPDSLVIWEAQFGDFANVAQVVIDQFISSGEQKWGRLCGLTMLLPHGYEGQGPEHSSARLERFLQLCADHNMQVCVPSTPAQVFNMIRRQAIRPMRRPLVVMTPKSLLRHPLAVSSLEELAEGTYHNVIDEIDDIEAKDVKRVVFCSGKVYYDLLDKRRKDEQTDVAIVRVEQLYPFPHAEMDKVIEKYKHVKDFVWCQEEPQNQGAWYCSQHHFWNSIPTGANLTYAGRKASASPAVGYASVHAKEQQALVNDALTIK
- the sdhC gene encoding succinate dehydrogenase, cytochrome b556 subunit, producing MKKQRPVNLDLTTISMPATANASILHRITGVAMFFALIFVIVVWAISLQSAESFEFAKELIQGVFGKIVAIGTLAALSYHIIGGLRHMVMDMGHWEELQSGNLSAKLAIAIWLVTVILAGVWIW
- the sdhA gene encoding succinate dehydrogenase flavoprotein subunit; the encoded protein is MSISVQEFDAVVIGAGGAGMRAALQIAESGQSCALISKVFPTRSHTVSAQGGITVALGNAHEDNWEFHMYDTVKGSDYIGDQDAIEYMCKTGPEAILEMENKGLPFSRFENGKVYQRPFGGQSKNFGGEQAARTAAAADRTGHALLHLLYQQNVKNKTTVYSEWYALDLVKNQDGAVIGCTAIDIESGEVVFFKARATVLATGGAGRIFASTTNAHINTGDGVGMAARAGVALQDMEMWQFHPTGIAGAGTLVTEGCRGEGGYLLNKDGERFMERYAPNAKDLAGRDVVARAMMTEIREGRGCDGPHGPHIKLKLDHLGRETLESRLPGVCELSKTFAHVHPADEPIPVIPTCHYMMGGVPTNVNGQALTKAEDGSFKEVEGLFAVGEIACVSVHGANRLGGNSLLDLVVFGRAAGLYLEKYLGEGGGATNYSKDDAEEAMQRYNRWESTKQGEDPVQIKKDLQNCMQLNFSVFRTGEAMAEGLSELKEIRERLKHAKLSDNSSEFNTQRIECLELDNLMETAYATAVAANFRTESRGAHSREDYLERDDENWLCHSIYDPTTEEMSKRDVNMSPNHREAFPPKARTY